Proteins found in one Perca fluviatilis chromosome 9, GENO_Pfluv_1.0, whole genome shotgun sequence genomic segment:
- the dot1l gene encoding histone-lysine N-methyltransferase, H3 lysine-79 specific isoform X2: MGEKLELKLKSPVGAEPAGYPWPLPVYDKHHDAAHEIIETIRWVCEEIPDLKLAMENYVLIDYDTKSFESMQRLCDKYNRAIDSIHQLWKGTTQPMKLNKRPSNGLLRHILQQVYNHSVTDPEKLNNYEPFSPEVYGETSFDLVAQIIDEMEMMEDDTFVDLGSGVGQVVLQVAAATNCKHYYGVEKADIPATYAETMDKEFKKWMKWYGKKHGEYTLERGDFLSEEWKERIATTSIIFVNNFAFGPEVDHQLKERFANMKEGGKIVSSKPFAPLNFRINSRNLSDIGTIMRVVELSPLRGSVSWTGKPVSYYLHTIDRTILENYFASLKNPKLREEQEVARRRQQKDTKDSKSNSTTPTKPKEQNKQDSCGEDERPSLVTVVKPSAKPRRARLLPKARKLNNKKRGRPKKAAPAAEKKNKKNQSALDLLHAKTLSAAPPQDAYRQPQSPFYQLPPKVQHYPSSQLLLSPTPPGLQQLLDNIKVQYLQFMTHMKTPQYRSNLQQLLEQEKQKHRDLSGQAEQLHSVCQSHKDKIKGLFQTKLDELGVKALTVEDLLQAQTEISAHNHQLKEQTKQLERDMALLRDHSLLLISIVELEKSQRQQELLHLKSYSPCDGSPYRKSLESRSSTDLDSSKLGLSSAPALNGISPDLSINGTSSPCFDRANTKGELLSRYLPISPDHEILPTIPDVRQRQQSSSYALPDYTRFSPAKIALRRHLNQDPTASAHLRGPGLTAHREFGGVNSPLGAKMNCPSPNAADAQNKGFERGGKERSPSVQGDNSITSLPISIPLSTVHPSKLPVSIPLASVVLPSRAERLRSTPSPVFQAGQTNGYSSSTGLMNGGPHPEDHNGASSSPPPHPNTTLAGPLGRGGPIQSPPLSTGGVLQYADGPPRILPEDGQDRQGGDSDTEPQDSELRRRIFFSSCSSSSSSSSSSGSGGSAAGGSRLHHHTGNKQGYHSNHGNHHHQSPGTQHTPTPTHMSSSHASHGLVSQEGRKRGRRKRSSTVAVTASGSPKRRSFPGLCSNNHSSGSPLNINTMVNNINQPLEISAISSPEQSSRSPTGPDLDQPPILKRERPLELNGTGRYSSAPSSDDEDSGYPADSSSSRIERKIATISLESRDGPGRLGDGERVRKSGGSSGNSTGSEASSSSSLSSTSKWKSTFSPISDPKQPNSDLRQGGSPFGMGGSSRGTDSDSDHKQQHQQVRKGSDGESSSYANPNPFLSQEAGPRGGGSAGAQGGSGSDQRQALQKQKAPRDWELKTSSSMASQNLFISAAASSGGGILSGKVGGSPVAVSSTTGSPVGQYLGSQFPLGGTSVLQSLFGAQTGGSTVSGTPRLVNGHPALGSFSSAGLAGGVAGGIFHHVVPTVSSHQFGVTLPTSGGLSSLLSLSSSSSTSSQTQQHTTPQPASMRLASVSSPLPLSQAQHSRTQSVLHSPSPPTLTLPPPPPLHSTSSSAPTHSDAPSSSRSDSLHSSRLSHSSLHHQRAQSSLSLSISASSASVSAAATAVASLSSSSLLTSSSSRPFAVHYSPRLPPPPQASSSGGGGSMWRTQGMHGNYTTSQLPGSRPR; the protein is encoded by the exons GATAAACACCATGATGCTGCTCATGAAATCATCGAGACCATTCG GTGGGTGTGTGAGGAGATCCCAGACCTCAAACTGGCCATGGAAAACTACGTACTCATTGACTATGACACCAAGAG CTTCGAGAGTATGCAGAGACTTTGTGACAAGTACAACAGGGCCATCGACAGCATTCACCAGCTG TGGAAAGGGACGACGCAGCCCATGAAGCTCAACAAGCGTCCTTCAAACGGGCTGCTGAGACACATCCTACAGCAGGTGTACAACCACTCAGTTACCGACCCGGAGAAGCTGAACAACTATGAGCCCTTCTCCCCTGAGGTGTACGGAGAGACCTCTTTCGACCTGGTGGCTCAGATCATCGACGAGATGGAAATGATGGAAGATGACACCTTTGTTGACCTCGGCAGTG gAGTTGGTCAGGTAGTGCTGCAAGTTGCAGCAGCAACCAACTGTAAACACTACTACGGTGTAGAGAAAGCAGACATTCCAGCTACATATGCAGAG ACCATGGATAAAGAGTTTAAAAAGTGGATGAAATGGTACGGGAAGAAACATGGGGAGTACACA CTGGAGAGAGGTGACTTTCTGTCTGAAGAATGGAAGGAAAGAATCGCCACCACAAG TATTATTTTTGTGAATAACTTTGCCTTTGGTCCAGAGGTAGATCACCAGCTGAAGGAGCGCTTTGCTAACATGAAGGAAg GTGGAAAAATTGTGTCCTCCAAACCTTTTGCACCTTTAAATTTTAGAATAAACAGTCGAAACTTGAGTG ATATTGGCACAATAATGCGTGTGGTGGAGCTTTCTCCACTGAGGGGCTCCGTGTCCTGGACGGGAAAGCCAGTGTCCTACTACCTGCACACCATAGACCGCACCATA CTTGAAAACTATTTTGCTAGTCTCAAAAATCCTAAACTCAGG GAGGAGCAAGAGGTAGCTAGGCGACGTCAGCAGAAGGACACGAAGGACAGTAAAAGCAATAGCACCACGCCCACTAAACCTAAAGAACAAAACAAG CAGGACTCCTGTGGTGAGGATGAGCGTCCTAGCTTGGTGACAGTGGTCAAGCCCTCTGCTAAACCCCGAAGAGCCCGACTCTTGCCCAAAGCTCGCAAGTTGAACAACAAGAAACGTGGTCGACCCAAGAAAGCTGCCCCGGCTGCcgagaagaaaaacaagaagaATCAGAGCGCATTGGATCTGCTTCATGCCAAGACCCTTTCGGCGGCACCCCCTCAGG ATGCATACCGGCAACCTCAGAGTCCCTTCTACCAGCTTCCCCCCAAGGTCCAGCACTATCCCTCTAGTCAGCTGCTTCTGAGCCCGACTCCTCCTGGTCTGCAACAACTGCTAG ATAACATCAAAGTTCAATACCTCCAGTTTATGACCCACATGAAGACTCCTCAGTACCGCTCCAACCTGCAGCAGCTTTTAGAACAGGAGAAG CAAAAACACAGGGACCTGTCAGGGCAGGCGGAGCAGCTCCACTCTGTTTGTCAGTCTCACAAGGATAAGATTAAAGGTCTCTTTCAGACCAAACTAGATGAG CTGGGAGTGAAAGCATTGACTGTGGAGGACCTGCTGCAGGCCCAGACGGAGATATCAGCCCACAATCATCAGCTGAAAGAGCAGACTAAGCAGCTTGAGAGAGACATGGCCTTGCTGAGAGACCACAGCCTGCTACTG ATCAGCATTGTGGAGCTGGAGAAAAGTCAAAGGCAGCAGGAGCTGCTTCACCTTAAATCCTACAGCCCCTGTGATGGCTCCCCATACAGAAAGAGCCTAGAATCTCGCTCTTCCACAGACCTGGACTCCTCTAAGCTTGGCCTGTCCTCGGCCCCAGCCCTCAACGGCATCAGCCCAGACCTGTCTATCAATGGCACAAGCTCACCCTGTTTTGACCGGGCCAACACCAAGGGGGAGCTTCTTTCTCGCTACCTGCCCATCTCTCCAGACCATGAGATTTTACCCACCATCCCTGATGTCCGGCAAAGGCAGCAAAGTTCGTCCTACGCTCTTCCTGATTACACACGCTTCTCCCCCGCAAAGATTGCCTTGCGGAGACACCTTAACCAGGACCCCACGGCCTCTGCTCACTTGAGAGGTCCAGGGCTGACCGCACACAG ggaatTTGGTGGTGTGAACTCTCCGCTTGGAGCCAAAATGAACTGCCCCTCTCCCAATGCAGCTGATGCCCAGAATAAAGGTTTTGAGAGG GGTGGTAAGGAGAGGAGCCCATCTGTTCAGGGTGACAACAGCATTACGAGCCTTCCAATAAGTATCCCTCTAAGCACTGTCCACCCAAGTAAACTACCAGTCAGCATCCCCCTGGCGAGCGTGGTGCTGCCCAGTCGTGCTGAGAGACTG AGAAGTACTCCGAGTCCTGTGTTTCAGGCAGGTCAGACCAATG gaTATTCATCCAGCACAGGGCTGATGAATGGAGGTCCCCATCCTGAGGACCATAATGGGGCTTCTTCATCACCTCCCCCACACCCCAACACTACTTTGGCAGGACCATTGGGCAGAGGAGGTCCCATTCAGAGCCCCCCCCTCAGCACTGGAGGAGTGCTCCAGTATGCAGATGGCCCCCCGAGGATTCTTCCAGAAGACGGACAGGATCGTCAAGGAGGTGACTCTGACACGGAGCCCCAGGACAGTGAACTGCGGAGGAGAATCTTCTTCTCGTcttgctcctcttcctcctcgtcTTCCTCTTCGTCAGGCAGTGGAGGCAGCGCGGCCGGAGGATCACGCCTCCACCATCACACTGGCAACAAGCAGGGATACCACAGTAACCATGgaaaccaccaccaccagtccCCCGGCACACAGCACACTCCCACGCCCACACACATGTCGTCATCACACGCCTCTCACGGCCTCGTCTCTCAAGAGGGACGTAAGCGGGGGAGAAGGAAACGCAGCTCTACAGTGGCTGTCACAGCCAGCGGATCCCCGAAGAGGAGGTCGTTCCCCGGGCTCTGCTCCAACAACCACTCCTCAGGATCGCCACTCAACATCAACACCATG GTGAACAACAtcaaccagcctctggagatcTCCGCCATCTCCTCCCCAGAACAGTCGAGCCGTAGCCCCACTGGGCCGGACCTGGACCAGCCTCCCATCTTGAAGAGAGAGCGCCCCCTGGAGCTCAATGGCACAGGCCGTTACTCCTCTGCCCCCAGCTCTGATGACGAGGACTCGGGATACCCTGCGGACAGCTCCAGTTCACG AATTGAAAGAAAAATTGCCACTATATCCCTGGAGAGCAGAGATGGACCTGGTAGACTAGGGGATGGTGAAAGag TCAGGAAGTCTGGCGGGAGCAGTGGTAACAGCACAGGCAGCGaggcctcctcttcatcctccttgTCCTCTACCAGCAAGTGGAAATCCACCTTTTCACCCATTTCTGACCCCAAACAACCCAACTCTGACCTGAGACAGGGGGGCTCTCCATTTGGCATGGGGGGGTCGAGCCGGGGCACAGACTCAGATTCTGACCACAAACAACAGCATCAGCAGGTGAGGAAAGGAAGTGATGGAGAGTCGTCCAGCTACGCCAACCCCAACCCCTTCCTCAGTCAGGAGGCAGGGCCGCGGGGTGGCGGCAGCGCCGGCGCCCAGGGAGGCAGCGGTTCCGACCAACGCCAGGCCCTCCAGAAACAGAAGGCCCCTCGCGACTGGGAACTGAAGACGAGCAGCAGCATGGCCAGTCAGAACCTCTTCATATCTGCTGCTGCCAGCAGTGGTGGGGGCATTTTGAGCGGGAAGGTGGGGGGCAGTCCTGTAGCAGTTTCCTCAACCACAGGATCCCCTGTGGGGCAGTACCTGGGGTCTCAGTTCCCACTCGGAGGGACGTCCGTTCTACAGTCCTTGTTCGGGGCCCAGACGGGCGGATCCACGGTGAGTGGGACTCCAAGGCTCGTCAACGGACACCCTGCCCTGGGAAGCTTCTCCAGCGCTGGGCTGGCGGGGGGAGTGGCTGGAG GTATATTTCACCACGTGGTTCCCACAGTGTCTTCCCATCAGTTTGGGGTGACGCTGCCCACCTCTGGAGGCCTCAGCTCTCTGCTCAGTCTCTCGTCCTCATCCTCTACCTCGTCCCAAACCCAGCAGCACACCACTCCCCAGCCAGCCTCCATGCGCCTGGCCTCCGTGTCCTcgcctctccccctctcccagGCTCAGCACAGCCGCACTCAGTCAGTCCTGCATAGCCCCTCTCCTCCCACGCTCACcctgccccctcctccccccctgcacagcacctcctcctcagcacccaCGCACTCGGACGCCCCGTCATCATCTCGATCCGACTCCC
- the dot1l gene encoding histone-lysine N-methyltransferase, H3 lysine-79 specific isoform X3 — protein sequence MGEKLELKLKSPVGAEPAGYPWPLPVYDKHHDAAHEIIETIRWVCEEIPDLKLAMENYVLIDYDTKSFESMQRLCDKYNRAIDSIHQLWKGTTQPMKLNKRPSNGLLRHILQQVYNHSVTDPEKLNNYEPFSPEVYGETSFDLVAQIIDEMEMMEDDTFVDLGSGVGQVVLQVAAATNCKHYYGVEKADIPATYAETMDKEFKKWMKWYGKKHGEYTLERGDFLSEEWKERIATTSIIFVNNFAFGPEVDHQLKERFANMKEGGKIVSSKPFAPLNFRINSRNLSDIGTIMRVVELSPLRGSVSWTGKPVSYYLHTIDRTILENYFASLKNPKLREEQEVARRRQQKDTKDSKSNSTTPTKPKEQNKQDSCGEDERPSLVTVVKPSAKPRRARLLPKARKLNNKKRGRPKKAAPAAEKKNKKNQSALDLLHAKTLSAAPPQDAYRQPQSPFYQLPPKVQHYPSSQLLLSPTPPGLQQLLDNIKVQYLQFMTHMKTPQYRSNLQQLLEQEKQKHRDLSGQAEQLHSVCQSHKDKIKGLFQTKLDELGVKALTVEDLLQAQTEISAHNHQLKEQTKQLERDMALLRDHSLLLLKSRCEELKLDWGSLCLESLLKEKQALRRQISEKQRHCLELQISIVELEKSQRQQELLHLKSYSPCDGSPYRKSLESRSSTDLDSSKLGLSSAPALNGISPDLSINGTSSPCFDRANTKGELLSRYLPISPDHEILPTIPDVRQRQQSSSYALPDYTRFSPAKIALRRHLNQDPTASAHLRGPGLTAHREFGGVNSPLGAKMNCPSPNAADAQNKGFERGGKERSPSVQGDNSITSLPISIPLSTVHPSKLPVSIPLASVVLPSRAERLRSTPSPVFQAGQTNGYSSSTGLMNGGPHPEDHNGASSSPPPHPNTTLAGPLGRGGPIQSPPLSTGGVLQYADGPPRILPEDGQDRQGGDSDTEPQDSELRRRIFFSSCSSSSSSSSSSGSGGSAAGGSRLHHHTGNKQGYHSNHGNHHHQSPGTQHTPTPTHMSSSHASHGLVSQEGRKRGRRKRSSTVAVTASGSPKRRSFPGLCSNNHSSGSPLNINTMVNNINQPLEISAISSPEQSSRSPTGPDLDQPPILKRERPLELNGTGRYSSAPSSDDEDSGYPADSSSSRIERKIATISLESRDGPGRLGDGERVRKSGGSSGNSTGSEASSSSSLSSTSKWKSTFSPISDPKQPNSDLRQGGSPFGMGGSSRGTDSDSDHKQQHQQVRKGSDGESSSYANPNPFLSQEAGPRGGGSAGAQGGSGSDQRQALQKQKAPRDWELKTSSSMASQNLFISAAASSGGGILSGKVGGSPVAVSSTTGSPVGQYLGSQFPLGGTSVLQSLFGAQTGGSTVSGTPRLVNGHPALGSFSSAGLAGGVAGGNC from the exons GATAAACACCATGATGCTGCTCATGAAATCATCGAGACCATTCG GTGGGTGTGTGAGGAGATCCCAGACCTCAAACTGGCCATGGAAAACTACGTACTCATTGACTATGACACCAAGAG CTTCGAGAGTATGCAGAGACTTTGTGACAAGTACAACAGGGCCATCGACAGCATTCACCAGCTG TGGAAAGGGACGACGCAGCCCATGAAGCTCAACAAGCGTCCTTCAAACGGGCTGCTGAGACACATCCTACAGCAGGTGTACAACCACTCAGTTACCGACCCGGAGAAGCTGAACAACTATGAGCCCTTCTCCCCTGAGGTGTACGGAGAGACCTCTTTCGACCTGGTGGCTCAGATCATCGACGAGATGGAAATGATGGAAGATGACACCTTTGTTGACCTCGGCAGTG gAGTTGGTCAGGTAGTGCTGCAAGTTGCAGCAGCAACCAACTGTAAACACTACTACGGTGTAGAGAAAGCAGACATTCCAGCTACATATGCAGAG ACCATGGATAAAGAGTTTAAAAAGTGGATGAAATGGTACGGGAAGAAACATGGGGAGTACACA CTGGAGAGAGGTGACTTTCTGTCTGAAGAATGGAAGGAAAGAATCGCCACCACAAG TATTATTTTTGTGAATAACTTTGCCTTTGGTCCAGAGGTAGATCACCAGCTGAAGGAGCGCTTTGCTAACATGAAGGAAg GTGGAAAAATTGTGTCCTCCAAACCTTTTGCACCTTTAAATTTTAGAATAAACAGTCGAAACTTGAGTG ATATTGGCACAATAATGCGTGTGGTGGAGCTTTCTCCACTGAGGGGCTCCGTGTCCTGGACGGGAAAGCCAGTGTCCTACTACCTGCACACCATAGACCGCACCATA CTTGAAAACTATTTTGCTAGTCTCAAAAATCCTAAACTCAGG GAGGAGCAAGAGGTAGCTAGGCGACGTCAGCAGAAGGACACGAAGGACAGTAAAAGCAATAGCACCACGCCCACTAAACCTAAAGAACAAAACAAG CAGGACTCCTGTGGTGAGGATGAGCGTCCTAGCTTGGTGACAGTGGTCAAGCCCTCTGCTAAACCCCGAAGAGCCCGACTCTTGCCCAAAGCTCGCAAGTTGAACAACAAGAAACGTGGTCGACCCAAGAAAGCTGCCCCGGCTGCcgagaagaaaaacaagaagaATCAGAGCGCATTGGATCTGCTTCATGCCAAGACCCTTTCGGCGGCACCCCCTCAGG ATGCATACCGGCAACCTCAGAGTCCCTTCTACCAGCTTCCCCCCAAGGTCCAGCACTATCCCTCTAGTCAGCTGCTTCTGAGCCCGACTCCTCCTGGTCTGCAACAACTGCTAG ATAACATCAAAGTTCAATACCTCCAGTTTATGACCCACATGAAGACTCCTCAGTACCGCTCCAACCTGCAGCAGCTTTTAGAACAGGAGAAG CAAAAACACAGGGACCTGTCAGGGCAGGCGGAGCAGCTCCACTCTGTTTGTCAGTCTCACAAGGATAAGATTAAAGGTCTCTTTCAGACCAAACTAGATGAG CTGGGAGTGAAAGCATTGACTGTGGAGGACCTGCTGCAGGCCCAGACGGAGATATCAGCCCACAATCATCAGCTGAAAGAGCAGACTAAGCAGCTTGAGAGAGACATGGCCTTGCTGAGAGACCACAGCCTGCTACTG CTGAAGTCTCGATGTGAGGAGCTAAAGCTAGATTGGGGCTCTTTGTGTCTGGAGAGTTTGTTGAAGGAGAAGCAGGCACTACGCAGACAGATCTctgagaaacagagacactGCTTGGAGCTGCAG ATCAGCATTGTGGAGCTGGAGAAAAGTCAAAGGCAGCAGGAGCTGCTTCACCTTAAATCCTACAGCCCCTGTGATGGCTCCCCATACAGAAAGAGCCTAGAATCTCGCTCTTCCACAGACCTGGACTCCTCTAAGCTTGGCCTGTCCTCGGCCCCAGCCCTCAACGGCATCAGCCCAGACCTGTCTATCAATGGCACAAGCTCACCCTGTTTTGACCGGGCCAACACCAAGGGGGAGCTTCTTTCTCGCTACCTGCCCATCTCTCCAGACCATGAGATTTTACCCACCATCCCTGATGTCCGGCAAAGGCAGCAAAGTTCGTCCTACGCTCTTCCTGATTACACACGCTTCTCCCCCGCAAAGATTGCCTTGCGGAGACACCTTAACCAGGACCCCACGGCCTCTGCTCACTTGAGAGGTCCAGGGCTGACCGCACACAG ggaatTTGGTGGTGTGAACTCTCCGCTTGGAGCCAAAATGAACTGCCCCTCTCCCAATGCAGCTGATGCCCAGAATAAAGGTTTTGAGAGG GGTGGTAAGGAGAGGAGCCCATCTGTTCAGGGTGACAACAGCATTACGAGCCTTCCAATAAGTATCCCTCTAAGCACTGTCCACCCAAGTAAACTACCAGTCAGCATCCCCCTGGCGAGCGTGGTGCTGCCCAGTCGTGCTGAGAGACTG AGAAGTACTCCGAGTCCTGTGTTTCAGGCAGGTCAGACCAATG gaTATTCATCCAGCACAGGGCTGATGAATGGAGGTCCCCATCCTGAGGACCATAATGGGGCTTCTTCATCACCTCCCCCACACCCCAACACTACTTTGGCAGGACCATTGGGCAGAGGAGGTCCCATTCAGAGCCCCCCCCTCAGCACTGGAGGAGTGCTCCAGTATGCAGATGGCCCCCCGAGGATTCTTCCAGAAGACGGACAGGATCGTCAAGGAGGTGACTCTGACACGGAGCCCCAGGACAGTGAACTGCGGAGGAGAATCTTCTTCTCGTcttgctcctcttcctcctcgtcTTCCTCTTCGTCAGGCAGTGGAGGCAGCGCGGCCGGAGGATCACGCCTCCACCATCACACTGGCAACAAGCAGGGATACCACAGTAACCATGgaaaccaccaccaccagtccCCCGGCACACAGCACACTCCCACGCCCACACACATGTCGTCATCACACGCCTCTCACGGCCTCGTCTCTCAAGAGGGACGTAAGCGGGGGAGAAGGAAACGCAGCTCTACAGTGGCTGTCACAGCCAGCGGATCCCCGAAGAGGAGGTCGTTCCCCGGGCTCTGCTCCAACAACCACTCCTCAGGATCGCCACTCAACATCAACACCATG GTGAACAACAtcaaccagcctctggagatcTCCGCCATCTCCTCCCCAGAACAGTCGAGCCGTAGCCCCACTGGGCCGGACCTGGACCAGCCTCCCATCTTGAAGAGAGAGCGCCCCCTGGAGCTCAATGGCACAGGCCGTTACTCCTCTGCCCCCAGCTCTGATGACGAGGACTCGGGATACCCTGCGGACAGCTCCAGTTCACG AATTGAAAGAAAAATTGCCACTATATCCCTGGAGAGCAGAGATGGACCTGGTAGACTAGGGGATGGTGAAAGag TCAGGAAGTCTGGCGGGAGCAGTGGTAACAGCACAGGCAGCGaggcctcctcttcatcctccttgTCCTCTACCAGCAAGTGGAAATCCACCTTTTCACCCATTTCTGACCCCAAACAACCCAACTCTGACCTGAGACAGGGGGGCTCTCCATTTGGCATGGGGGGGTCGAGCCGGGGCACAGACTCAGATTCTGACCACAAACAACAGCATCAGCAGGTGAGGAAAGGAAGTGATGGAGAGTCGTCCAGCTACGCCAACCCCAACCCCTTCCTCAGTCAGGAGGCAGGGCCGCGGGGTGGCGGCAGCGCCGGCGCCCAGGGAGGCAGCGGTTCCGACCAACGCCAGGCCCTCCAGAAACAGAAGGCCCCTCGCGACTGGGAACTGAAGACGAGCAGCAGCATGGCCAGTCAGAACCTCTTCATATCTGCTGCTGCCAGCAGTGGTGGGGGCATTTTGAGCGGGAAGGTGGGGGGCAGTCCTGTAGCAGTTTCCTCAACCACAGGATCCCCTGTGGGGCAGTACCTGGGGTCTCAGTTCCCACTCGGAGGGACGTCCGTTCTACAGTCCTTGTTCGGGGCCCAGACGGGCGGATCCACGGTGAGTGGGACTCCAAGGCTCGTCAACGGACACCCTGCCCTGGGAAGCTTCTCCAGCGCTGGGCTGGCGGGGGGAGTGGCTGGAG